Proteins encoded in a region of the Magallana gigas chromosome 8, xbMagGiga1.1, whole genome shotgun sequence genome:
- the LOC105330190 gene encoding purine nucleoside phosphorylase isoform X3, producing MGDGPSFEEVNSIAQNILGRVKHRPKIGIVCGSGLGGLADDVQDAEILPYSEIPTFPVSTVPGHMGKLVFGILEGKTVVLMRGRLHCYEGYPMWKTTIPIRVMKALGVTTIFLTNAAGGINPDFNVGDMMIIRDHIDLPGLTGECVLRGANDERFGPRFLATVDTYDPELRATCKKVFQDLGLSQLMREGTYVMIGGPTFETVAESRLLKAFGGDAVGMSTVAEAIVARHMGMRVFGLSLITDMCCLSYDTANHTTHEEVLAIGQKRAEDLKAIVMRLLKDTTVE from the exons ACCAAGTTTTGAAGAGGTCAACTCCATAGCTCAGAACATTTTGGGTCGTGTGAAACACCGTCCAAAGATCGGCATCGTGTGTGGGTCCGGTTTAGGTGGTCTAGCAGACGATGTCCAGGATGCTGAGATTCTCCCTTACAGCGAAATACCGACTTTCCCAGTCAGTACAG TTCCAGGACATATGGGAAAGCTGGTGTTTGGTATACTGGAGGGTAAAACCGTGGTGCTAATGAGGGGACGGTTACACTGCTATGAAGGCTATCCTATGTGGAAG ACCACAATTCCAATCCGAGTAATGAAGGCTCTGGGGGTAACTACTATATTCCTGACAAACGCAGCCGGTGGCATCAACCCAGACTTTAATGTTGGCGACATGATGATTATTCGGGATCACATAGATCTTCCTGGCTTAACTGGCGAGTGTGTTCTTCGCGGAGCCAATGATGAGAG ATTTGGACCTCGTTTTCTTGCCACAGTTGATACTTATGATCCGGAGCTTCGAGCTACCTGCAAAAAGGTTTTCCAAGACCTTGGTCTGAGTCAGCTCATGAGAGAAGGAACCTATGTCATGATCGGGGGACCGACGTTTGAAACAGTGGCCGAGTCAAGGTTACTGAAAGCCTTTGGGGGTGATGCAGTCG GTATGAGCACCGTTGCTGAGGCCATTGTGGCCCGACACATGGGGATGCGGGTGTTTGGCCTCTCTCTGATCACTGACATGTGCTGCCTGAGTTACGACACTGCCAACCACACCACCCACGAAGAAGTTCTTGccattggtcagaaaagagctGAGGATCTGAAGGCTATCGTCATGCGTCTTCTGAAGGACACAACTGTAGAATAA
- the LOC109618986 gene encoding ragulator complex protein LAMTOR4 homolog encodes MANVQGVDKIQDSLGYLVLTEEGAVISSGGDLQNAEALADRLTKLVYTASRIPVSPDRRETFHKISVIWEQFMYVITVSNHRIYVCKRPYNPQDPAVA; translated from the exons ATGGCAAATGTTCAAGGGGTTGATAAGATTCAAGACTCTCTTGGATATTTGGTTTTGACTGAGGAAGGTGCTGTAATAAGT tcagGAGGTGATTTACAAAATGCGGAGGCATTGGCTGACAGATTGACCAAACTTGTTTATACAGCAAGTAGGATACCTGTGTCACCAGACAGGAGAgaaacatttcacaaaatctCAG tgATATGGGAACAGTTTATGTATGTTATCACAGTGTCAAACCATAGGATATATGTCTGCAAGAGACCATATAATCCTCAAGACCCAGCTGTGGCTTAA
- the LOC105330190 gene encoding purine nucleoside phosphorylase isoform X2: MGDGFTDIDKPSFEEVNSIAQNILGRVKHRPKIGIVCGSGLGGLADDVQDAEILPYSEIPTFPVSTVPGHMGKLVFGILEGKTVVLMRGRLHCYEGYPMWKTTIPIRVMKALGVTTIFLTNAAGGINPDFNVGDMMIIRDHIDLPGLTGECVLRGANDERFGPRFLATVDTYDPELRATCKKVFQDLGLSQLMREGTYVMIGGPTFETVAESRLLKAFGGDAVGMSTVAEAIVARHMGMRVFGLSLITDMCCLSYDTANHTTHEEVLAIGQKRAEDLKAIVMRLLKDTTVE; encoded by the exons ACCAAGTTTTGAAGAGGTCAACTCCATAGCTCAGAACATTTTGGGTCGTGTGAAACACCGTCCAAAGATCGGCATCGTGTGTGGGTCCGGTTTAGGTGGTCTAGCAGACGATGTCCAGGATGCTGAGATTCTCCCTTACAGCGAAATACCGACTTTCCCAGTCAGTACAG TTCCAGGACATATGGGAAAGCTGGTGTTTGGTATACTGGAGGGTAAAACCGTGGTGCTAATGAGGGGACGGTTACACTGCTATGAAGGCTATCCTATGTGGAAG ACCACAATTCCAATCCGAGTAATGAAGGCTCTGGGGGTAACTACTATATTCCTGACAAACGCAGCCGGTGGCATCAACCCAGACTTTAATGTTGGCGACATGATGATTATTCGGGATCACATAGATCTTCCTGGCTTAACTGGCGAGTGTGTTCTTCGCGGAGCCAATGATGAGAG ATTTGGACCTCGTTTTCTTGCCACAGTTGATACTTATGATCCGGAGCTTCGAGCTACCTGCAAAAAGGTTTTCCAAGACCTTGGTCTGAGTCAGCTCATGAGAGAAGGAACCTATGTCATGATCGGGGGACCGACGTTTGAAACAGTGGCCGAGTCAAGGTTACTGAAAGCCTTTGGGGGTGATGCAGTCG GTATGAGCACCGTTGCTGAGGCCATTGTGGCCCGACACATGGGGATGCGGGTGTTTGGCCTCTCTCTGATCACTGACATGTGCTGCCTGAGTTACGACACTGCCAACCACACCACCCACGAAGAAGTTCTTGccattggtcagaaaagagctGAGGATCTGAAGGCTATCGTCATGCGTCTTCTGAAGGACACAACTGTAGAATAA
- the LOC105330189 gene encoding UV radiation resistance-associated protein — translation MDFVNTSNVFELPSYQRRLRHLKLVAVRNLKCQFQSGKELSDLETFFCLHKDRDSKEFYQSERITASLNPSWQSFDISRYEDKINTTSQSLLVRVWVKNKTSTRLLLDWMVELNALEYLADKLQQDKGIKYAPNTLIFGMFDQFFRAPEVKPVGVGVGDPGVEAEDDKSNKSQSVSTQCFLKVEIASTKKSYTASSLSRIYTVLRAIKQTQASVHKVRRSIEDKLLSSQETTRKRAEHEDLLLKREQLCAEVTWRTASVNKMKDQADQLHRSNQEQETAMKKNKEKLEEKQREQAEKKKDYDQTREKLIKESAQLFIRRKQLIRELATYIYPITEKKGLYYIANVYLPNSEDFQGKDDNMIGVSLGYTCHLLLMISGILDIPLRYSMTHLVSKSVIRDDIHSRLEDKERDFPLYSKGKEQNLFRYGVFTLNKNISQMRFYLGMGTVDLRTTLMNIKTLLENRLGLKPESQTAQLRPASEPGDRQYSDFDRTDTRSSLASYGRMAVDFRRELSVPPTEESSRQSSPNLHEVEEKEIFHPSSDDNFFKISNPVSERLADFESEINGCAQDTVNFHKPSDNRQQTCWNGVGSNDFNAGDQPEEDHIYETVNVRKTASESLDKSPSPSNILSS, via the exons ATGGATTTTGTCAATACATCAAACGTTTTTGAGCTTCCAAGTTATCAg AGGCGATTGCGCCATTTGAAGCTGGTCGCTGTACGAAATTTGAAATGCCAATTTCAATCGGGAAAAGAACTGAGCGATCTAGAGACATTTTTCTGTCTCCACAAGGACAGAGATAGCAAAG AGTTCTACCAAAGTGAAAGAATTACAGCATCTCTG AATCCTTCCTGGCAGAGCTTCGATATTAGCAGATATGAGGACAAAATTAACACCACTAGTCAAT CTCTGCTGGTACGAGTCTGGGTAAAGAACAAGACAAGTACCCGCCTCCTCCTGGACTGGATGGTGGAGCTAAACGCCCTGGAATATCTCGCAGACAAG cTCCAGCAGGATAAAGGCATTAAGTATGCTCCAAACACTCTCATCTTTGGAATGTTTGATCAATTCTTCAGAGCCCCTGAAGTGAAGCCTGTG GGAGTGGGTGTTGGAGACCCAGGAGTTGAGGCAGAAGATGATAAATCCAATAAGTCACAATCTGTGAGCACACAGTGCTTCCTCAAGGTGGAAATAGCCAGCACCAAGAAGTCTTACACAGCCAGTTCTTTGTCCAG AATATACACCGTCTTAAGAGCAATCAAGCAAACTCAAGCCTCGGTACATAAAGTTCGAAGGTCAATTGAGGACAAGTTATTGTCCTCACAAGAGACAACAAGGAAAAGGGCAGAGCATGAGGACCTGCTCCTCAAGAGGGAACAACTGTGTGCAGAAGTGACGTGGAGGACAGCCTCCGTCAACAAGATGAAGGACCAGGCAGATCAACTCCACAGGTCCAACCAAGAACAAG AAACAGCAATGAAAAAGAATAAAGAGAAATTGGAAGAGAAACAGAGAGAACAGGCAGAAAAGAAGAAGGATTATGACCAAACAAG AGAAAAGCTAATTAAAGAGAGTGCTCAACTTTTCATCAGAAGGAAACAGCTGATCCGTGAATTAGCCACCTACATTTATCCAATTACTGAG AAAAAAGGTCTATATTACATTGCGAATGTGTACTTGCCTAATTCAGAAGATTTCCAAG GCAAGGATGACAACATGATAGGAGTTTCCCTGGGCTACACCTGTCATCTGTTGTTGATGATTTCTGGTATTCTGGACATTCCACTCCGGTACAGCATGACTCATCTAGTGTCCAAATCAGTCATCCGTGACGACATCCACAGCAGACTGGAAGACAAAGAAAGGGA CTTCCCTTTATATTCCAAGGGCAAGGAACAAAATTTATTCCGATATGGAGTGTTCACCCTGAACAAAAATATCAGTCAG ATGCGGTTTTATTTGGGGATGGGAACGGTGGACCTGAGAACCACTCTGATGAATATAAAGACGTTGCTGGAGAATAGACTAGGCTTGAAACC AGAGAGTCAGACTGCACAACTTCGTCCAGCGAGTGAACCGGGTGACAGACAATACAGTGACTTTGACAGAACAGACACGCGAAGTTCCCTGGCGTCCTATGGTAGGATGGCAGTGGACTTCCGGAGGGAACTTTCTGTGCCGCCCACGGAAGAATCTTCTAGACAATCCTCGCCAAATCTTCACGAGGTGGAGGAAAAGGAGATTTTCCATCCAAGCAGTGATGacaatttcttcaaaatttcaaacCCTGTGTCGGAGAGATTGGCAGATTTTGAGAGTGAAATCAATGGATGTGCACAGGACACAGTGAATTTTCATAAGCCTTCGGACAATCGCCAGCAGACTTGTTGGAACGGTGTAGGAAGCAATGACTTTAATGCTGGTGATCAGCCTGAGGAAGACCATATATATGAAACTGTTAATGTCAGAAAGACAGCCAGTGAAAGTTTAGATAAATCACCGAGTCCATCAAATATTCTATCATCCTGA